The DNA sequence CGAGGAGCTCGGGGTGCTCCGCGTACCGCTCCGGCAGGTCGGGCAGCCCCTGGCTGAACTCCAGCAGCAGCTGGAGCCGCTCGGGCACGGGCATCGCGGTGAAGTCCTCCGCGATCCCGGCGAGGCCCTCGGGGAGGTCGGTGGCCGTCACCGCGTCACCTCACCCGGCTCCTCGCCGCGGGCGATGGGCACCCGCACGGCGTTGCCCCACTCGGTCCACGAGCCGTCGTAGTTGCGCACGTCCGGGAAGCCGAGGAGCTGCTGCAGGACGAACCACGTGTGGCTGGACCGCTCCCCGATGCGGCAGTAGGTGATGACCGGCTCGGCGGCGTCGAGGCCCTTCTCGTCGACGTAGATCGCGGCGAGCTCGTCGCGCGAGCGGAACGTCCCGTCCTCGTTCGCGGCCCGCGCCCACGGCACGGACTGCGCGCCGGGGATGTGCCCGCCCCGCAGCGCCCCCTCCTCGGGGTAGTCCGGCATGTGGGTGCGCTCGCCGGTGTACTCCGGCAGCGACCGCACGTCGACGAGCTGCCCGCCGAGGAAGGCCAGGACGTCGTCCTTGAACGCCCGCACGGGTGCGTCCTCCCGCTCGACGACCGGGTAGTCCGCCGCTGCCGGCGACGGCCTCGCGGTGGTCATCTCCCGGCCCTCCGCCTCCCACTTGGCGCGGCCGCCGTCGAGCAGGCGCACGTCCTGGTGGCCGAACAGGGTGAAGACCCACAGCGCGTACGCGGCCCACCAGTTGTTCTTGTCGCCGTAGATGACGACCGTGGTCTCGCGGCCGATCCCCCTGGCGGACATGAGCCGGGCGAACCCGGCTCCGTCGACGTAGTCCCGGGTGACGGGGTCGTTGAGGTCGAGGTGCCAGTCGACCTTGACCGCACCGGGGATGTGCCCGGTCTCGTAGAGCAGGACGTCCTCGTCGCTCTCGACGACGACGAGTCCCGGCTCGCCGAGGTGGGCGGCGAGCCACGCGGTGCTCACGAGCCGCTCGGGGTGGGCGTAGTCGGCGAACTTCGGGTCGTCGTCGCGGGGCAGGGTCATGGCGGCTGGCCTCTCGGTCGGGGGGTTGCGGCTGCTCCCATCCTCTCACCGGAGCACACTGGTCGGTATGTGCGGTCGCTACGCCAACGCCCGTCGGGACGCCGACCTGGTGGGAGCCTTCGGGATCGAGGACGTCGTCGGGGACGAGCCGGCGCCGTCGTGGAACGTCGCGCCGACCGACGACGTGCGGGTGGTGCTCGAGCGGGCCCCGCGCGAGGAGCCCGAGGAACGTCCCGCGCGCCAGCTGCGCACCGTCCGGTGGGGGCTGGTGCCCTCGTGGGCGAAGGACGCCTCGATCGGCGCCCGGCTCATCAACGCCCGCTCCGAGTCGGTGACCGAGAAGCCGGCCTTCAAGGCCGCGGCCGCCCGGCGCCGCTGCCTGGTTCCCGCGGACGGGTACTACGAGTGGGAGAAGCTGCCGTCTGGCGGCAAGCAGCCGTACTTCCTCCACGGCGACGGCGTGCTCGGCTTCGCCGGTCTGTACGAGCTGTGGCCGGACCCCTCGAGGGACGCGGACGACCCGGCGCGGTGGTGGTGGACGTTCACGATCCTCACCACCCGGGCCGGTGATACGCTGGGGCACATCCACGACCGCACACCGGTGGTGGTGCCACCCGCCATGGCCGGCGACTGGCTCGACCCGCGGCTGACGAAGCCCTCGGAGGTGCGCGCGATGATCGAGGCGATGCCCGAGCCGGTGCTCGAGCCGCGGCCCGTGGGCCGGGCGGTGGGCAACGTCGCCAACAACGGGCCGCAGCTCGTCGAGCGCGTCGAGCTCTAGCACGCGGTCACCGCGGCCCGGCCGGTGCTCCCGGCGGGCTGGTGCTCCCGGCAGGCCGGTGCTCCCGGCAGGCCGGTGCTCCCGGCGGGCCGCTACTGCGCGGCGGCCTGGAGCTCGTCGGTGAGGTCCGCGATCCGGTCCCCGAGGGACTCCAGCACGGCCCGGACCTCCGGCTCAGCGTCGTCGGCGGCGGCGGAGACCTGGTCGCCGGCCTCGGCGAGGGAGTCCTCCGCGGCCTGGACGGCCTCGGCGTCGTCCGCGTTCTCGAGGGCGGCCTGGGCGTCCTCGATCGCCGAGCCGGCGGAGGTGACGGCCTCCTCGACCTCGGCGCGGGCGTCGGGGGCGAGGTCCTCCAGGGCCGACTGGGCGTCGTCGAGCGCCGCGCCCGCCTCGTCGGCGGCCTGGCGTGCGGCCTCGCCGAGGTCACCGGCGGCGGCGGAGACGGTGTCCCCGACCTCCTCGAGCCCCGGGGTCTCCTCCTCGGTGCACCCGGTCAGGGCCAGGGCGGCGGCCAGGGCGAGGACGGCGGTGGCGGAACGACGGCGGGACACGGGATCTCCTTCGGTCGGTGCGGTTCGCTCCCATTGTGCGGTCGCGCCCGGGGGGCCGCGAGTGGTGGGATACCCGGCATGAGCGACTCCTCCGGCACCGACGCGACCCCGTTCGCCGACCTCGACCACTACCTGGCCCTCCCCCGCCTGGGCGGTCTGGCACTCTCGGCGGACGGCGAGCGCCTCGTCGTCGGCGTCTCGACGCTCGACAAGGACGCCACCGCCTGGGTGGGGTCGTTGTGGGACGTCGATCCCTCCGGCGACCGGGCGGCCCGCCGTCTGACGCGCGGCGCGAAGGGCGAGTCCTCCCCCGCCTTCACCCCCGACGGCGACCTGCTCTTCGTCGCCCGCCGGGGCGAGGACGACGACGCCGTCGCGGAGCTCCACCTCCTGCCCGCCGGCGGCGGGGAGCCACGGGTCGTCGCCACCCACCCCGGCGGGGTCGAGTCCGTCACGACGCCGCGCACGGGGAGCGCGGTGCTCGTCCAGGGCTCCGCGCTACCCCGCTCCACGGACCTCGCCGACGAGAAGGAGCGGCGCAAGGCGCGCAAGGAGAAGAAGGTCTCGGCGATCCTGCACGCCGACTACCCGGTGCGGTACTGGGACCACGACCTCGGACCGGCCGCGCCGAGGCTCTACGCCGCCGAGCCCACCGGCACCTCCCCCGAGCCCGCCGGACCGGGCAGGCACCGCGCCGGCCACGCGGCCGCCGCCGACCCGCTGGACGAGCCCACCCTGGAGCTGCGCGACCTCACCCCCGACGCCGGGGTCACGCTCGTCGAGACCCGTCACGTGCTCGCACCCGACGGCACCTTCGTCGTCACCGAGGTGACCGAGCCCGAGGGGGGCGCCTCGCGCCGCCAGAGCGTCGTCCGCATCGACGTCGCCACCGGCGAGCGAACCACCGTCCTCGCGGCGGACGCCGACGAGGAGTTCGCCGTCGGGGCGGTCAGCGACGACGGCACCCGCCTTGCCTACGTCCGCGAGCGCCGCTCCACCCCCGCCTCGGCCCCGCGGCCGTGGCTGGCGGTGCTCGACCTCACCACCGGCGAGGCGCGCGACCTCACCGACGGCTGGGACCGCTGGCCGGGCGAGACCTGCTGGCTGCCGGACGGCTCGGGCCTGCTCGTGGTCGCCGACGACGACGGCCGGGCCCCGGTCTTCCACGTCGACGCCGGTACGGGCGCCGTCACCCGGCTCACGGACGAGGGGGCGTTCTCCGCCGTCACCGTCGCGCCGGACGGCGCCGCCGCGTACGCCCTGCGCTCGTCCTACGCGCACCCGCCGGAGGTGGTCCGGATCGACCTCGCCGGTGTGCCCGGCCGTGACGGGGCCGCCGCGACCGACCCGGTGGCCGCGACGGTCACCGCGCTGCGCGGGCCGGTGGACCGCCCCGCCCTGCCCGGCACGCTCCGCGACGTCGAGACCCGCACGGCGGACGGGACCCGGGTGCGCTCGTGGCTCGCGCTGCCCGAGGGCGCCGGGCCGGAGGACCCGGCCCCGCTGCTGCTCTGGATCCACGGCGGCCCGCTCGGGTCGTGGAACTCGTGGTCGTGGCGGTGGAACCCCTGGCTGATGGTGGCGCGCGGCTACGCCGTCCTGCTGCCCGACCCGGCGCTGTCCACCGGGTACGGCCAGGACTTCGTCGAGCGCGGGTGGGGCCGGTGGGGCGACGCCCCGTACACCGACCTCATGGCCGCCACCGACGCCGCCGAGGCCCTGCCGGAGGTCGACGCCGCCCGCACCGCGGCGATGGGCGGGTCGTTCGGCGGGTACATGGCGAACTGGGTGGCCGGCCACACCGACCGGTTCCGGGCCGTGGTCACCCACGCGAGCCTGTGGGACCTCGACGCGTTCTCCGGCACGACCGACGCCTCGTTCTACTGGGAGCGGGAGATGACCCCGCAGATGCGCCGGGAGCACTCGCCCTCGACGTACGTCACCGAGATCACCACCCCGGTGCTCGTCATCCACGGCGACAAGGACTACCGGGTGCCGATCGGCGAGGGCCTGCGCCTGTGGTACGACCTCCTCCACGCCTCCGGCCTCCCGCAGGCACCGGACGGCACCACCGCGCACCGCTTCCTCTACTTCCCCGACGAGAACCACTGGGTCCTCACCCCCCAGCACGCCCGGCTCTGGTACGAGGTGGTCCTGGGCTTCCTCGCCCAGCACGTCCTCGGTGAGGAGGCGCCGGAGCTGCCGCAGCTGCTGGGCTGAGGCCGGTAGGGCCGCCGGTGGTGGCCGCACCGCCCTACCCGGGCCGGTCGGGCGCCCGCCGGACCACCGCACGGACGGCCCTGCCCCCGCGGGGCCGTCCGGCGGACAATGGCTCCGTGCGCTTCCTGCCGGGGCAGACCCCCACGACGGACCTGACCTACGCCGACGTCTTCCTCGTGCCGTCCCGCTCGGAGGTGGGCTCACGCTTCGACGTCGACCTCGCCCCGCACGACGGCACCGGCACGACCGTCCCGCTCGTCGTGGCCAACATGACGGCGGTGGCGGGCCGGCGGATGTCCGAGACCGTCGCCCGGCGCGGCGGGATCACGATCCTGCCGCAGGACGTGCCCGCCGACGTCGTCGCCACGGTGGTGTCCTCGGTCAAGACCCGGCACCCGGTGGTCGAGACGCCGGTGACCGTGGGCCCGCACGACACCGTCCACACCGCCCTGTCGCTCATCGGCAAGCGGGCGCACGCGGCCGTCGTGGTCGTCGACGACGACGGCCGACCCGTCGGCATCGTCTCGGAGACGGACTGGGAGGACGTCGACCGGTTCACCCAGGTCCACCAGGTGATGTCCGCCGACCCGCGGGTCCTGGACGTCTCGGTCCTCGAAGGGCGCGGCGAGGCCGGTCTCGCGGCCGCCTTCGACGAGCTCGCCGGGGCCCGTCTCAAGCTCGCCCCGGTCACCCGCGAGGGGCGCCTCGTGGGTGTCCTCACCCGGCGGGGCGCGCTGCGCTCGAGCATCTACGCCCCCGCCCTCGACCCGGCCGGGCGGCTGCGGGTGGGCGCCGCCGTCGGCATCAACGGCGACGTGGCCGGCAAGACGCGCGCGCTCCTCGAGGCCGGGGTCGACGTGCTCGTCGTCGACACCGCCCACGGCCACCAGGAGCGGATGTTCCGCGCCCTGGAGGCGGTGCGC is a window from the Georgenia muralis genome containing:
- a CDS encoding sulfurtransferase produces the protein MTLPRDDDPKFADYAHPERLVSTAWLAAHLGEPGLVVVESDEDVLLYETGHIPGAVKVDWHLDLNDPVTRDYVDGAGFARLMSARGIGRETTVVIYGDKNNWWAAYALWVFTLFGHQDVRLLDGGRAKWEAEGREMTTARPSPAAADYPVVEREDAPVRAFKDDVLAFLGGQLVDVRSLPEYTGERTHMPDYPEEGALRGGHIPGAQSVPWARAANEDGTFRSRDELAAIYVDEKGLDAAEPVITYCRIGERSSHTWFVLQQLLGFPDVRNYDGSWTEWGNAVRVPIARGEEPGEVTR
- a CDS encoding SOS response-associated peptidase, which encodes MCGRYANARRDADLVGAFGIEDVVGDEPAPSWNVAPTDDVRVVLERAPREEPEERPARQLRTVRWGLVPSWAKDASIGARLINARSESVTEKPAFKAAAARRRCLVPADGYYEWEKLPSGGKQPYFLHGDGVLGFAGLYELWPDPSRDADDPARWWWTFTILTTRAGDTLGHIHDRTPVVVPPAMAGDWLDPRLTKPSEVRAMIEAMPEPVLEPRPVGRAVGNVANNGPQLVERVEL
- a CDS encoding S9 family peptidase; its protein translation is MSDSSGTDATPFADLDHYLALPRLGGLALSADGERLVVGVSTLDKDATAWVGSLWDVDPSGDRAARRLTRGAKGESSPAFTPDGDLLFVARRGEDDDAVAELHLLPAGGGEPRVVATHPGGVESVTTPRTGSAVLVQGSALPRSTDLADEKERRKARKEKKVSAILHADYPVRYWDHDLGPAAPRLYAAEPTGTSPEPAGPGRHRAGHAAAADPLDEPTLELRDLTPDAGVTLVETRHVLAPDGTFVVTEVTEPEGGASRRQSVVRIDVATGERTTVLAADADEEFAVGAVSDDGTRLAYVRERRSTPASAPRPWLAVLDLTTGEARDLTDGWDRWPGETCWLPDGSGLLVVADDDGRAPVFHVDAGTGAVTRLTDEGAFSAVTVAPDGAAAYALRSSYAHPPEVVRIDLAGVPGRDGAAATDPVAATVTALRGPVDRPALPGTLRDVETRTADGTRVRSWLALPEGAGPEDPAPLLLWIHGGPLGSWNSWSWRWNPWLMVARGYAVLLPDPALSTGYGQDFVERGWGRWGDAPYTDLMAATDAAEALPEVDAARTAAMGGSFGGYMANWVAGHTDRFRAVVTHASLWDLDAFSGTTDASFYWEREMTPQMRREHSPSTYVTEITTPVLVIHGDKDYRVPIGEGLRLWYDLLHASGLPQAPDGTTAHRFLYFPDENHWVLTPQHARLWYEVVLGFLAQHVLGEEAPELPQLLG
- a CDS encoding GuaB1 family IMP dehydrogenase-related protein, whose protein sequence is MRFLPGQTPTTDLTYADVFLVPSRSEVGSRFDVDLAPHDGTGTTVPLVVANMTAVAGRRMSETVARRGGITILPQDVPADVVATVVSSVKTRHPVVETPVTVGPHDTVHTALSLIGKRAHAAVVVVDDDGRPVGIVSETDWEDVDRFTQVHQVMSADPRVLDVSVLEGRGEAGLAAAFDELAGARLKLAPVTREGRLVGVLTRRGALRSSIYAPALDPAGRLRVGAAVGINGDVAGKTRALLEAGVDVLVVDTAHGHQERMFRALEAVRSVSPGVPVVAGNVVTGQGVRDLVAAGADIVKVGVGPGAMCTTRMMTAVGRPQLSAVLECADAARELGAHVWADGGVRHPRDVALALAAGASQVMIGSWFAGTYESPGDLHTDESGRMYKESFGMASARAVAARTAGHGAPFERARKSLFEEGISSSRMYLDPQRPGVEDLVDEITAGLRSSMTYAGARSLAEFAERAVVGIQSAAGYEEGRPLPAGW